The nucleotide window GATCAAGAAACAACAAACTCCTTCTCCTTCTCATCGAAGATCAATGacatcaaattttaaatctgGGTTCATGTAAACATCTGTACATGTATCGTAAATGGGACCGCCATCTGGAGGTTGATTATGTGGATGAAAGCCACGCTGCTGGCATTGTCTAATGACCGACATTCCACCAGGGGTTGTCAACCGAAAAATGCCATGGTTTCTGTTACATGTAACCGAAATTCAGTACGCAAATCTCAAAAGATTCCAGCTATTTTCCTTAGTGTTAGTGGGGCAAGAATAGTAAACAAGCTGACGTAGGAGAAGCACAACCAAGAGTGAAGCCATtatattaatgttttatttttatctttttatatatttttcttagcaGCTAAAATGAAGAAAGGATTTATGATCACAAAATACCTATTATTACCTACCAAGCTCaggcaaattttattttactgttaCATCATATCTGCCTGTACTCTATAATACTAGATGTTGGGCATTAAAAATGTGAGAGCGGTAGAAATGAAAATGCTAAAATAGATGTGTGGTAAAAAAAATGGGTTAAGGTAGTTTAGACATGTTCAAAGGAAGTCCCAGGAAGCACCAGTGAAAAGAGTAAACTGCATGGTTTTTAGTCCTATGAAGAGAAGGAgaccaaaaaaagaaattggaGGAAGCTGTCAAAAGGAATCTCATGCTAAATAACATCTTGAAACTTTGATCATTAACTAGGCTGAATGACATTGTATGATCTATGTAATCGACCTTATCTAGTTAAATAAGACTTCGCAAATGAGTGACACCTATAGGGGCAAGTGATTAGTTTAACCTATtgaaaaaatttagaattatcATAGAATTATAGTTCTACAAATATTCCTATATGAGATTACTGATCACTTACCAATGAGGGATCCTAGGATTTCAAGCCAAGTCATGCAGTTCTAGTGAATAAAATAACGTTCTAGTACAAATAGCCTTTACTCTAACTGTCTAAGGCAGTCAAATGGTTGataattatatcaaatttaGTCTCaccaaaaacttaattttttatggaTATGCTTTCTTTGCCATTATCCCACATCAAGACAGACACATCTTGCTTGAGACACGATGTTACCTTGAACTGTCGGTTGGTGCCATAACTATTGCAACAGCTTCTGGCAGCATAATCTATGGAGACAAGATTTGTGtaagatacaaaaaaaaatataaagaaaataccaGAACAATAAAATGTACTTAGCTTGATTAGTAATTGAAAGCATAACAAATgtatgagagagagagacaggCCTCTAGGGTACTACAAATAATTCCCATCTTTAACAAAAAAGATAGAAGAATAAATTTTAGCAAAATCACTAACATATAAAACATTTCCATGAGAAgatcttctctcttttcctaccatttcctcatcacaaatagCAAAAATATATCTCAAAGACTATggcaaacaaaataacaatcTCAACTAAAATTTAAGAAACCTCTCTTGAACTTACCTGATAAGAGTAATGGGTGTGTACATCAATTGATGACATGAAACAAGATTGTGTAGGATGTGTCTGGCAATGCAGAACTATATATATCAGTGTTGCAACATGGGAAGACTAGCAAATTAAGAATAAGAAATTTGGATATAATACAAATGAAACTGAGGAATATTAACAACATTCTCGTTTCAACAAACTTTATGGGGCGCACATTATAACAGTAGAGTTCACATGGAATTTCACCCAATAAAGAATAGAGCATTAAGAGTGTCCAAACATTTTTCAATGAGACTATAGACTATAAgtaacagaagaaaaaaatttcattctgcattaaattatatatttctttgGAAGTTAGGAaatataaagggaaaaaaatcaaaacaccaATCTGTTAACTCCAATTACAAATGTGGCACAAAAAGTGATAAAGGCTCAATAAGTTCAAGAGCAATTTATAACCAGTGTCCACATGCAGAAAACTGAACTCACGTGGATCCACCCAAGGGGGAAAAGAGACTGCTTATCCTGTACTTCAAATATCTCCTCTTCATTTGTAGCTTGACACTGCTCAAGAAGTACAATAAATGTAAcaaatttagaataaataattgtaaaatatattactcAAAAGGATTACGATGAATTATTTCTTACAGAACTGGATGTTGCCTCCTGCTTTGGGATTATTAGAGtggtaatataaaattttctgtttttctgCATATCAGTTGCATTAACAAAATAGCAATCAATATCTCATGGTTTAAGCTAACAGATACATCTAAATTTAAAACCAACCACAGTGAAAAATTTAGAACCCAATGTATAAAAATGTTGTGCATAGCAAGCATGCCCAAACACACGACTAAAAGACAGTCCACAAATTATTGCTATGGACATAACATGAAATTATAACGCaagtttaaatttctttttagcTGCTGGGAATCCAGCAATAGGTTAACTTTGTTTCTAAGATAGTAAATGCACAACCTTTAATACAAGAGGAAAAAAACATGAGGCTAATGCATATATATCTTGGGGTCCCAAGCTCATCTAGGATCTACCTTGCTCGTTGCTTcaagaccaaaaataaaatgtgaaaaTCACTTACAAGCAAACCAGCAAGGATTCCACAAGTCTCTAAATTTTTGTCAGTGTTTGACTTGGCAAGCTTCATAAAACTCTCCATCATAGAAGTTGACTGCACATTAAACAATTATCAGGAAAATAGGGAATACTGAAATGAACCTAAAAATGAGTGTTGAGAACGAGAGAAAATGGCAAGTGATGAATTCTGTGTAAAATTACACCCCAgagcatatatttatattaagggCCATAAATACAAGAATATGTAGTTTCCCTTAACATTATTGCATAACAAATAATCTGTCCTATTTACATTGTTATTATAATTACATTATTTCTAATACTCCACCTTAAGCTGAAGCATATAATCATACGCACCAAGCTTGCTACATATATAACTGACTTGAGTACCTCTCAATGATTTGGTGAAAACATTCACCagatgatcatttgaattgtcaAAGCTAGTGGTGATTCACCCAAcaaaattttctctttaataaaATGACATCTCTTATGAAGTAATATTACATAGTTAGGTATTTTGTTGTCAAGAATAGAGGACAATATCCAATTAGTGAGGTTATTAGCTCTTACTATGTGTAGTTGCAGCGGAGACTCAGCACGAACAATACTATCCGACATTGGAATCTCTGTCTTACATCCTTCCTCAATAACATGAGGTAACATTGCAGGAACCAAATCTTGTACTTCAGCAAGTACAGGTGGAGGAGAAGGCTGTCTGGTAACTTCTATTTGAGCAGGAATTTCTGTTGCTTCAAAAGAGATAAGCGAAGGAGCTTCATCAGCATGCTTTGCCTTGCAGTCATCACTCTGGGTAAGAATTGATTCTAAATCTGATTTATGTTGTTCTGAAATGCTATTATCTTTTTTAGTCAGAGATCCATCTACCAAGGGTTGTTGAAGGCTGTTTGTTCAGACAGGGAATCCAACAGAATAGATTTAgttaatataaaaagtaaatagatAAACCAGCTCAAGGTGCATCAAGGaaaataacatttcttttttgaTCCAAGAAGGGAGGGGAAGGGGATAAGGGAATAAGAAAAGGGTGGATGTCAAATAGCTTAACCAACTTAACTAACTTGAGGGCCATAAAGGGTGATACCTTGACAAGCCTCAGATATACATCAAATGAAAccccttttttaaataaattatttaaataaagtaCCATTATTTAGAAAAGgcaacaaaaaacataaaaaagaaacaacagaAACTTATAATAGGCCATAACCTTGGAATTTCAACTGGAGACAGATCTATGATGGTTGGATACCTGACCTACATCCAGATAGAACGTTCAAGATGGTTTTTGAACAGAATTAAAAGACAGCAAAATACCAAGCATACCCCTTTATCACTTGCAGGTGGTCGCCACTGCCCTTTCAGCCCATTGGGACCTAGAATTGAATGTCTGGAGAGAGTTTCCTCCTTTGGGCGTAGGAGACTTAGAGATCTACAGAAAGCAAgcataattttaagaattatcAAACAAAAAAGTCCATCTAACACTATCAACTTTCATATGCAGAATTCTAGTATGACAATCAAAGTAACCAAACAGAATAAGAAAACCTTCGCATAACTTAATCCTGCAGAGAAAGCAAGTACAATAATACATGAAGGAAAAGTCCATATGTAAAATACTTACAGTCTCCTCATATTCTCTTCCACAGGCCTTACACTAGAAAACTGTTGGCCCCTTGATCCTTGGTAAACAAACTCTCCAGTGGTTGGTATGACTGCCTGGTCACATATATAATAGCATATTGATACAAAACTTCTTTGAAAGGGGAGTTAGGGAGCATAGAAAtagccaaaaagctttcaaccaaaagtacatatataattataaggaATGATTATTATTGATGAGCTACAACCTTCAATGCAAATTCTCAGgcaatttttaccttttttttattataactagTCAAAGTTTGCTTTTTTGCTGGAGAAAAATccataaaattatttgaatgacATTTCTCCCACCCATTGGGTTGATATGCTCGCCTGCTGTTAAACTCATTGATCTTCTGTTGCACTTTCGGTTTCAATTTCTCTAGCTCATTCATAGAATGTAACAATTTCTGTAGCAAGAACCTTAAAATCAGTTTACATTTAAGAATGTGCAACAAGTTATCATCCAAAGAAGAGATGAAAACTAACCTTTCTCAAAGCTTCTTTCTTGCCTTGAGGAGATGATCTATAATCTCGGTGACGAGGTATTGTCTCAGAGACCAAACTAACATCAACGAAGGGGAAAGACCCTCAATTCAGTTTGATGgcaaaaataagaaatagaaTATAATATTGACCACGTATTTTAAACCATTCAGCTGAAGACAGTACACAccatttatgagaaaaaaatccAAGGACCATCTAGTATTACCTGGAAAATCTTAGGAGCATGATATACAGATCAACTATATTTGTCTCTGCACGAAAGATATCAGCCTGCAATACCAAAACCAATATTTGGGGCTGAAAGGTCACGCAAAGCAAACATTGAAAAATTTATCTTGAAAAGAAAACATTACCCcattaaaaagatattaaagCTGGATAATAAATTCAGGAGCAgagaataaaatatgaaatgccAGTACAAGCAATTAGCAGTACTGAAGTATTACTTACACAATGCTGCAAAACATAACATGACATGACTGTAAGGAAAAACCAAACATAAGAATAGCATGAAAGTTGGATAGTGAAATCCATGCATGCAATAATTTCATACTAGTCACAAATACTACTATTTAACCGGTGAAAATTGTAATATCGCAGCGAACCCTATCTATGTTTGCCCCCATCCTCTTCCTATATATGCTTacaaaaagcaaatgaaatgtTACAAAATCTAAAAACTGGTTGGTGCAAAGGAGAAAGACCTGTTTGAGGATATTATCGGCAATTCTGTAGTAGAAGCGAAGAGCAATTCGATTATCAACATCAAGTTTCTGTGTACTCGCAGCGATGTTGATCGTCTCCGAAGAACACATgatgtttctttctttcttccccGGAATACGAATATGCTATGCGTTTCCCTGTGGACGCAGCTCCTCTCGCAGTTCAGCTTAGCCGAGTCGTCGTTAATGGCGACTTAGGCACAGATCAGATCATGTCATTTTGGTTTCTCCCAAGGGTAAAATTGGTAATTCATGGTTGTCTTTTTTCGTCAGTTTTGTTAGACAAGGTTGTTATTACATCACCCATGTTTTTAATGCGAGGTACGGGATGCTTTTTCACTTCTAATGTATCATGTCGTGTACTGCATTAAGTCATTAAGTGGAGGGCTAATTGACCTAAtgtggttttttttataaataatttcttaaaatggatttgttttgaaataattatcgGAGAAGATCTCTTTTTAAACATGTTTCGCCATGTATGTTGGCAACACAGGTGACGTGGAACATGTTTTGTCATTGACAGTGAAAAAACATGTGAAATAGGGGTTTGGacatttgtaattgattatagtTAAATTAGGGATGATtagttttaactaaaaaaaattaaatacgagTATAATTTATGTAGTTAAATTATAGATGAttgattttaatgaaaaaaaatagatggaaaaaattaaaattgattgtaaTTTATTGTAGTTAAATTAGAAATGATCGTTTTTGACAGAAAAAAATTAGGCATGATTGATTTtagtggaaaaaaattaaacagacaaaattaaatatgattataattgattgtagttaaattaggaatggttaattttaaaaaaaaattagaaaaaacttCAGCTAAGCATAAGATGGGTTATTTATATGTGAACATAGTCTCCTATTCTGCAGATTCATTGCTGTTGCAATGCCTGAATCTGAACGGTTGATTTtgtgcatttatttatttgaagttcGCTTGAATTTCATTCATCTATAGGATGGATTTTGTTATCGTATCAAAACTCTCGATGTGTTACTGTTCTTACAAATGTGGACTATGCTATCTAGTATCTACTGTTAAGCATTACTTTTTCATCTGTGTATATTGATTAGGAAGTAATCAATTACTGAGATTTTACTTAGTTAGTTAGGCACATAACACTAATATAAACAAGAGTATGCTGTAATCATTCATCATCTTTTATCATTTCAATCAATTCAATGGGttacttctttttgttttgtaattccTGATATCTATGATTTCCTTGTAaatctttttgttttgtaattccTGCATTCCTTGCAGCTATGGAGAACAGTGTTACTCAGACCCTTTAGGATATGTTTGTATTTACGTTACATTTACGTTGAACATAAAATCTTGAATTTGCTTCAGTCACGTTTGCAGCCTAGGAAAGTGGGAAA belongs to Glycine soja cultivar W05 chromosome 5, ASM419377v2, whole genome shotgun sequence and includes:
- the LOC114413656 gene encoding AMSH-like ubiquitin thioesterase 1 isoform X2 encodes the protein MCSSETINIAASTQKLDVDNRIALRFYYRIADNILKQADIFRAETNIVDLYIMLLRFSSLVSETIPRHRDYRSSPQGKKEALRKKLLHSMNELEKLKPKVQQKINEFNSRRAYQPNGWEKCHSNNFMDFSPAKKQTLTSYNKKKAVIPTTGEFVYQGSRGQQFSSVRPVEENMRRLSLSLLRPKEETLSRHSILGPNGLKGQWRPPASDKGVRYPTIIDLSPVEIPSLQQPLVDGSLTKKDNSISEQHKSDLESILTQSDDCKAKHADEAPSLISFEATEIPAQIEVTRQPSPPPVLAEVQDLVPAMLPHVIEEGCKTEIPMSDSIVRAESPLQLHISTSMMESFMKLAKSNTDKNLETCGILAGLLKNRKFYITTLIIPKQEATSSSCQATNEEEIFEVQDKQSLFPLGWIHIMLPEAVAIVMAPTDSSRNHGIFRLTTPGGMSVIRQCQQRGFHPHNQPPDGGPIYDTCTDVYMNPDLKFDVIDLR
- the LOC114413656 gene encoding AMSH-like ubiquitin thioesterase 1 isoform X1 — protein: MCSSETINIAASTQKLDVDNRIALRFYYRIADNILKQADIFRAETNIVDLYIMLLRFSSLVSETIPRHRDYRSSPQGKKEALRKKLLHSMNELEKLKPKVQQKINEFNSRRAYQPNGWEKCHSNNFMDFSPAKKQTLTSYNKKKAVIPTTGEFVYQGSRGQQFSSVRPVEENMRRLSLSLLRPKEETLSRHSILGPNGLKGQWRPPASDKGVRYPTIIDLSPVEIPSLQQPLVDGSLTKKDNSISEQHKSDLESILTQSDDCKAKHADEAPSLISFEATEIPAQIEVTRQPSPPPVLAEVQDLVPAMLPHVIEEGCKTEIPMSDSIVRAESPLQLHISTSMMESFMKLAKSNTDKNLETCGILAGLLKNRKFYITTLIIPKQEATSSSCQATNEEEIFEVQDKQSLFPLGWIHTHPTQSCFMSSIDVHTHYSYQIMLPEAVAIVMAPTDSSRNHGIFRLTTPGGMSVIRQCQQRGFHPHNQPPDGGPIYDTCTDVYMNPDLKFDVIDLR